One Cicer arietinum cultivar CDC Frontier isolate Library 1 chromosome 8, Cicar.CDCFrontier_v2.0, whole genome shotgun sequence DNA segment encodes these proteins:
- the LOC101492833 gene encoding methylecgonone reductase-like, with protein sequence MEAKKIPEVMLNSGKKMPMIGLGTATTPLPSNEALTSILVDAIQIGYRHFDTAAIYGTEESLGQAVSKALELGLIKNRDEVFITSKLWCNDAHHDLVLKALKTTLKKLKLEYVDLYLIHWPVRLKQDVEGFNFTGEDVVHFDIKGTWKAMEDCYRLGLAKSIGVSNFGIKKLSLLLENATIYPAVNQVEMNPSWQQGKLREFCMQKGIHVSAWSPLGAYKVFWGSNAVMENPILQEIAEARKKSVAQITLRWIHEQGTSAIVKSFNKERMKQNLEIFDWELNKEELDKINKIPQCRLYKAEMFVSESGLYKSLDELWDGDL encoded by the exons ATGGAAGCAAAGAAAATACCTGAGGTGATGCTAAATTCAGGGAAAAAGATGCCAATGATAGGACTAGGAACTGCAACAACTCCTCTTCCATCAAATGAAGCTCTCACCTCAATTTTGGTTGATGCAATTCAAATTGGTTACAGACATTTTGATACTGCTGCTATATATGGTACTGAAGAATCTCTAGGACAAGCTGTTTCAAAGGCTTTAGAGTTAGGCCTTATCAAAAATAGAGATGAAGTTTTCATTACTTCTAAGTTATGGTGTAATGATGCTCACCATGACCTTGTTCTCAAGGCTCTCAAAACCACCCTCAA AAAGTTGAAGTTGGAGTATGTGGATCTCTACTTGATTCATTGGCCAGTGAGGTTGAAACAAGATGTTGAAGGCTTTAACTTCACAGGTGAAGATGTTGTACATTTTGACATAAAAGGAACATGGAAAGCTATGGAAGATTGCTATAGATTAGGCTTAGCAAAGTCTATTGGTGTTAGCAACTTTGGCATTAAAAAACTCTCCCTACTCTTAGAAAATGCAACTATCTATCCTGCAGTTAATCAG GTGGAAATGAATCCATCATGGCAACAAGGGAAACTCAGAGAATTCTGCATGCAGAAAGGAATACATGTGAGTGCATGGTCACCACTAGGAGCATACAAAGTATTTTGGGGTTCTAATGCTGTGATGGAGAATCCAATTCTTCAGGAAATTGCTGAGGCTAGAAAGAAGAGTGTAGCTCAG ATAACACTAAGATGGATACATGAACAAGGGACAAGTGCAATTGTGAAAAGCTTCAACAAAGAGAGGATGAAACAAAAccttgaaatatttgattgggAACTGAACAAAGAGGAATTGGACAAAATCAATAAGATTCCACAATGCAGGTTGTACAAAGCTGAAATGTTTGTATCtgaaagtggactttacaaatccTTGGATGAGCTATGGGATGGCGACCTCTAA
- the LOC101493165 gene encoding purple acid phosphatase 17-like, protein MAYLSGNSFFVYFLFTIIFGLGILHASAELQRFTHTPKSDGSLSFLVLGDWGRRGEYNQSEVAFQMGEVGEKLDIDFVISTGDNFYDDGLTSEHDPNFEESFSKIYTAKSLQKQWYSVLGNHDYRGDAEAQLSPFLRQIDSKWLCLRSFIVDSELAEIFFVDTTPFVQEYFTESEEHNYDWKGIYPPKTYISNLLKDLDMALRESTAKWKIVVGHHAIKSIGHHGDTQELISQLLPILQANNIDFYMNGHDHCLEHINDTKSPIQFLTSGAGSKAWRGDIEETNRKDVNFFYDGQGFMSVQLTQTDAIILFYDVFGKVLHRIISSKELRSSM, encoded by the exons ATGGCATATCTAAGTGGAAATTCATTTTTTGTGTACTTTCTCTTTACAATCATCTTTGGTTTGGGAATTCTTCATGCATCTGCAGAATTGCAAAGATTTACACACACACCAAAAAGTGATGGTTCTCTTAGTTTCTTGGTTCTTGGTGATTGGGGAAGAAGAGGTGAATACAATCAATCTGAAGTTGCTTTCCag ATGGGGGAGGTTGGAGAGAAGCTTGACattgattttgtaatttcaaCTGGTGACAATTTTTATGATGATGGCCTAACTAGTGAACATGATCCAAATTTTGAGGAatcattctccaaaatttacaCAGCAAAAAGTCTACAAAAGCAGTGGTATAGTG TGTTGGGAAACCATGACTATAGGGGTGATGCAGAGGCTCAATTGAGTCCATTCCTTAGACAAATTGATAGTAAATGGCTTTGTTTAAGgtcttttattgtagattcaG AGCTTGCTgagattttttttgttgacaccaccccttttgttcaagaatatTTTACTGAATCAGAAGAACATAATTATGATTGGAAGGGAATTTATCCACCAAAAACTTATATTTCCAATTTACTAAAG GATCTTGATATGGCATTGAGGGAATCAACAGCAAAGTGGAAGATTGTTGTTGGTCAtcatgcaattaaaagtattggaCATCATGGTGATACTCAAGAACTTATAAGCCAACTTCTACCAATTCTTCAG gcaaataatattgatttttacaTGAATGGACATGATCACTGTCTTGAACatatcaatgacacaaaaag TCCAATTCAATTCTTGACTAGTGGAGCAGGATCTAAGGCATGGAGAGGAGACATTGAAGAAACAAACAGAAAAGATGTAAATTTCTTCTATGATGGACAAGGTTTCATGTCTGTGCAATTGACTCAAACAGATGCAATCATTTTGTTCTATGATGTTTTTGGCAAGGTTTTGCACAGAATCATTTCATCAAAGGAGCTGCGTTCTTCCATGTAA